A stretch of the Bacillus sp. FJAT-18017 genome encodes the following:
- a CDS encoding LLM class flavin-dependent oxidoreductase — protein sequence MKLSILDQSPISSHQTPQDALNESLKLAQAGDELGYTRYWIAEHHDLPGLACPAPEVMLPYIGAQTKKIRLGSGAVLLPHYKPYKVAELYNMMATLFPDRIDIGIGRAPGGSAEAANALSDNFLQQVYKMPELVADLLHFLENDFPADHEFSRIAAAPIPEVPPEPWMLGTGKKSALMAAQNGLPFAFGQFMSDSDGPPIIQEYVKAFQPKKQDQGPNALLTVSAICAETTEKAEEIALSSLIWGLQKAKGQGRFVPSIEEAKQYPLDEKEQAHLRKARETMVIGNPREAALQLQQLQGSYNVDEIMIVTITHSPQDRINSYKLIAEALLL from the coding sequence ATGAAATTAAGCATATTGGATCAATCCCCAATCTCTTCACATCAAACTCCGCAAGATGCCTTGAATGAATCATTGAAGCTGGCTCAAGCCGGGGATGAACTGGGATATACCCGGTATTGGATTGCCGAACACCATGATTTGCCCGGGCTTGCCTGTCCCGCACCAGAAGTGATGCTTCCTTATATCGGCGCACAAACGAAAAAGATCCGTCTTGGATCCGGTGCAGTATTGCTGCCCCATTATAAACCGTACAAAGTTGCGGAGCTATACAATATGATGGCTACGTTGTTTCCTGACCGGATTGATATCGGGATTGGACGGGCTCCCGGCGGATCGGCGGAGGCAGCCAATGCCCTGTCGGACAACTTCCTGCAGCAGGTCTATAAAATGCCGGAGCTGGTAGCAGACCTGCTCCATTTTCTCGAGAACGATTTTCCGGCGGATCATGAGTTTTCCAGGATAGCAGCGGCTCCGATTCCAGAAGTTCCACCTGAGCCATGGATGCTTGGAACTGGCAAAAAAAGCGCGCTGATGGCGGCGCAGAATGGCTTGCCTTTTGCATTTGGCCAGTTCATGAGCGACAGCGACGGACCACCAATCATTCAGGAATATGTTAAGGCCTTCCAACCAAAGAAACAGGACCAGGGTCCAAACGCATTGCTAACCGTCTCAGCCATTTGCGCGGAAACGACTGAAAAGGCTGAAGAAATTGCGTTAAGCTCGCTTATTTGGGGGCTGCAGAAAGCGAAAGGTCAAGGGCGATTTGTCCCCTCGATTGAGGAAGCAAAGCAATACCCGCTGGATGAGAAAGAACAGGCTCATCTGAGGAAAGCAAGAGAAACAATGGTAATCGGAAATCCAAGGGAAGCGGCCCTGCAACTTCAACAATTGCAAGGCAGTTATAACGTTGATGAAATCATGATTGTAACTATCACACACTCCCCGCAGGACCGTATTAACTCTTATAAATTGATAGCTGAAGCACTACTTTTATAA
- the guaC gene encoding GMP reductase, with protein MDTVFDYEDIQLIPAKSIVKSRSECDTSVEFGGRRFRLPVVPANMQTIIDESLAIKLAENNYFYIMHRFQPEKRIDFVKDMRARGLYASISVGVKEEEYRFIEQLAEDQLTPEYITIDIAHGHSDSVVNMIKHIKKLLPESFVIAGNVGTPEAVRELENAGADATKVGIGPGKVCITKIKTGFGTGGWQLAAVRWCAKAASKPIIADGGIRTNGDIAKSVRFGASMVMIGSLFAGHEESPGETIEVHGKLYKEYFGSASEFQKGEKRNVEGKKMHVEFRGSIKDTLVEMEQDLQSSISYAGGNMLSAIRNVDYAIVKNSIFNGDRIY; from the coding sequence ATGGATACTGTTTTCGATTATGAAGATATTCAACTAATTCCGGCAAAGTCTATTGTAAAAAGCCGTTCTGAATGTGATACCTCTGTAGAGTTTGGCGGCAGAAGGTTTAGATTGCCTGTCGTTCCGGCAAATATGCAAACCATTATTGATGAGAGCCTGGCAATCAAATTGGCAGAGAACAACTACTTCTATATCATGCATCGTTTTCAGCCGGAGAAGCGAATTGATTTTGTAAAAGATATGAGGGCCCGCGGATTATATGCTTCTATTAGCGTCGGGGTAAAAGAAGAAGAATATCGATTCATTGAGCAATTAGCAGAGGATCAATTAACTCCTGAGTACATTACAATTGATATTGCCCACGGCCATTCCGATTCGGTCGTAAATATGATCAAGCATATCAAAAAGCTTCTTCCTGAAAGCTTCGTGATTGCAGGGAATGTTGGAACTCCTGAAGCAGTCCGCGAACTGGAAAATGCGGGTGCGGATGCGACAAAGGTTGGAATTGGACCAGGTAAGGTCTGCATCACAAAAATTAAAACAGGTTTTGGAACAGGAGGCTGGCAGCTGGCTGCGGTAAGATGGTGCGCCAAAGCGGCGAGCAAACCGATTATCGCTGACGGCGGCATCCGGACAAATGGCGACATTGCGAAATCTGTCCGTTTCGGAGCGTCGATGGTCATGATTGGTTCGCTTTTTGCCGGCCATGAAGAATCACCTGGCGAGACAATTGAAGTTCACGGGAAGCTATATAAAGAATATTTTGGTTCTGCTTCCGAATTTCAAAAAGGGGAAAAGAGAAACGTTGAAGGCAAGAAGATGCATGTTGAATTTAGGGGATCGATCAAGGACACTCTCGTAGAAATGGAGCAGGACCTTCAGTCATCCATTTCGTATGCTGGAGGCAACATGCTATCCGCAATCCGGAACGTCGATTATGCGATTGTTAAGAATTCGATTTTTAATGGGGATAGAATATATTAA
- a CDS encoding DUF3219 family protein: MTKEIMLNDTLIRVENYKEETENGLHNIIIDFKVTSEDYHDIATLLYEGIFDVKVPERGLAFRGKIKEYSTSITNLYEKGNVGDYHLSLVEVRM, encoded by the coding sequence TTGACAAAAGAAATAATGTTAAATGATACGTTGATCCGTGTGGAGAATTATAAGGAAGAAACAGAGAATGGTTTACATAATATAATTATTGACTTCAAGGTAACCAGTGAGGATTATCATGACATTGCAACACTTTTATATGAAGGGATTTTTGATGTAAAAGTTCCTGAAAGAGGCCTTGCATTCCGAGGGAAAATTAAAGAATATTCTACTTCGATTACGAATTTGTATGAAAAGGGGAATGTTGGCGATTATCATTTATCTCTCGTCGAAGTAAGGATGTAG
- a CDS encoding helix-turn-helix transcriptional regulator codes for MIGMNIRVLRKKNKMSQEFLAERVNVSRQTVAKWEAEEALPDIHKCKLLADLFQITLDQLSGNMTEEDVNRLAPKGKQFFGVVKVGERGQIVIPKQAREMYQIQAGDKLVVLGEDATKGIAILKSDSFLEFADLIRKAEQVGEELE; via the coding sequence ATGATTGGTATGAATATTCGTGTTTTGCGCAAAAAGAATAAAATGAGCCAGGAATTTTTAGCAGAAAGGGTTAACGTATCCCGTCAGACCGTAGCAAAGTGGGAAGCCGAAGAAGCGCTGCCTGATATACATAAATGTAAATTGCTTGCTGATCTCTTTCAGATAACATTAGATCAATTATCCGGCAATATGACTGAAGAAGATGTAAATCGGCTTGCACCAAAGGGGAAACAGTTTTTTGGTGTCGTAAAAGTAGGTGAGCGGGGGCAAATTGTCATTCCTAAACAGGCTAGGGAAATGTATCAGATTCAAGCTGGTGACAAGCTAGTTGTGTTGGGGGAAGATGCAACGAAAGGGATTGCTATTTTGAAAAGTGATAGTTTTCTAGAATTTGCTGATTTGATTCGTAAAGCTGAACAAGTTGGAGAGGAATTGGAATGA